The Zingiber officinale cultivar Zhangliang chromosome 2A, Zo_v1.1, whole genome shotgun sequence genomic sequence CCATCTGGAATATTCCACCATCCACGTGTCGCTATTCGACGTGGGGGGCGTCCCGCTGTGCCAGCAAAAGTAACGGCGACGTTAGTTAACGGAGGAGCGCCTTAGAACCTTCTCGTCGCTTGCTGGATTCGACGGTCCTGATCCCATCTCGGAGCCGCATCGTGGCAGGAATACAAGGCCACGTCCCACGGAGGCGTCCCCTTACTCGTCTTGTAGTTGTAGCGAAGCGAATCTGAAGATTGGAGAGAAGACAGGAGGAGGTTTTGGGAGGCGATCCGGCGATGGCGGAGCATGAGGAGACGCTGATCGAGCAGATAGAGGAGAAGGATCGCGGCGGCGGCTCTTCGTCCTCGTCTGACTCCGACGACGAGAAGTCGAAGGCGTCGGAGGCGGTGGAGGCCGCAAAGGCCAAGATCTACAGACTCTTCGGCCGGGAGAAGCCCGTGCACCAGATCCTGGGCGGCGGAAAGCGTAGGATCTTCATCTCTCTTTTCTTTACGGTCTCTGCCTTTTCGTTTCTTGTTCCTGATTTGATTTCTGCAGTTGTATATCGGTTCGGGTGTCGTCGTGGTTATTCTGATATGTGGTCTTGCGGATTTCGCGAACGATCTGGCTGATCTATCGCTTTTTGCATGGTTTCGGTGGGATTTTTCACCTATtttttcatataaaaaaaataaagaaagaacaaACCCATTGTCTTTTGTTCTTATTAGAAAAACCTCACTTAGTTTGTTAATTCAAGTGACGACCTAGTTTCTTATCATAGAATATTCCATCAGACGAGTTTTGAGTGGATTGTTAACGATGTATTGTGGGAACGAATTTGATTTTCTGAGAGAAGCAATCAGCTTCCACCATAGACAAAACATTTTAAGGATTGAATACTCTGCCATGACTTTGTTTAAGGAGACAAATAAACATAGTCCGATCTGTACGTTAGGTCTTTGTGTCTATCTCCTTTTTATTGTGTGAAGTAGTCACAAAATCTGCAAACAATTAGttgcatgatttttttttttttgatgagtgTAAGATGTAATCATGTAAATCGACTGTGTTAAATGGTATAGAGAATTTGAATGCCTAATGAACGCTACAGTAgtggatcatgaatctaagttgcAGAGCTAATAGGATTCATTTTCAACTTCCACAAAAATCTGTCTCTAGGTGCTTGGAGTGTGATCCCATGCACCATGAAGTTTCAATTTGTTCTCCGATTTGACGTGTTCCCTAATCTGTACTTCGATTTTAGTCTGATTGCAGACTTCATGGGTAGTCATTCCTGGAAGTTTTGGCAACCCAGTCTGCTTGTAAGTGTGACTAGTTCTGTTGATCAGACCTTTTAATCTAGACACTGCTGGCTTAACTGTGACGCCAGCATTCAATTTGTTAGTTCATCTTTGGTCTTAGACAGTTCAATCTTCAGTTCAACCATCTTTCCAATCAAAAACATTTCAAATATAGTTAATCATGAAAAGTCATCCTTCAGCAGAAGATATATCTTGATGTCTTTTTCAATGATTCACTGATCCAAATATTTCTTTGTTGATTTGACTTATATTAGTCGTTTGCAGCTGCTGATGTTTTTCTATGGAAGGACAAGAAAGCCTCGGCTGCTGTGCTTGGTGGGGCAACAGCAATTTGGATCCTGTTTGAGCTTATGGAATATCATTTGCTTACTCTGGTCTGCCACTCCCTCATATTGACCCTTGCTATCATTTTCCTCTGGTCCAATGCTTCTAACTTGATTAACAAGTAAGATCATTACTATTCAATTTTCTTTACTGTCTTTGAACATGGAATCCTCGTAttgattatttttgtttatttaatgGTAGGTCTCGGCCTCACATTCCTGTGGTGAGCATTCCTGAAGATCTGACAGTGAAAATTGCCCTATCTTTGAGATACGAAATCAACAGGAGTCTTGCTGTTTTAAGGGAAATTGCATTAGGACGCGACCTGAAGAAATTCCTTGCTGTATGCTTCTAATTTTGTTCTGTTAAGAAGATTTGGATATCGATTTTCTTGTCTTTGCCCCAATTCATGTTCTGGATACAGGTTATTGCTGGTCTATGGGTTATTTCAATCGTTGGAAACTGCACGAATTTCCTGACATTGTTTTATATCGGTACAACCTTCAAATTTCTTACTTGCCTCCTATTATATATGCATATCTTTGCTCTGGCAGCTGAAACCTattctttttgtttttatttgcAGTTTTCATCACCCTTCACACCGTGCCTTTCTTATATGACAAATATGAAGACCAAGTCGATGCATTCGGGGAGAAGGCAGCTGCAGAATTCAAGAAGCACTATGCAGTGGTTCACGCCAAGTATCTGAGTAAGATACCAAAAGGGCCATTGAAAGACAAAAAATCCCAGTAAGACAAAAAAAAGATGGTATCGCATGGTGTCCTGATGTTCAACAGTAGCTATCTTTTTCGTGCTTTAGTTCCTACTTTCGGTCTCTCAGTACTGAACCGAGTTACTGGTTTTTGAAACTTGTCGTGTCGTGGCTGGGACCggttcttgtttttttttgtttgttaatGTGGGTTGGTCTCCTAAAATCGTTTGCAGTATTGCAAATATACATGTAATATTTATGCTTGCTTGGAGTGGtgttagaattagaattgatgGGTTGGTAAATTATGCAGGGAATCTGAAACAGATGATTAAAGCTTATTGTTTACTTTTTTTTATCTGTATGCTTTGAATTTGTGTATTTGGCTGTGTGCTTGGCTATGGTTACTCGTTTTAGTGTCTTCTTTTAGTGAAGTTCGAGGATCTGCAATCGATTCTTGCCACATCTTGATTGCAATTTTCAGAGACTATAAATTCTGGCCCTTATCACATCTTGTTTGCTTGCACCAGAGATGCTCTGGAAACTTATTGCATTTTCTGGTGCTGGGCAATGGCATATCTATCTGATCGTCTATCCTGGCCTACCTCTCTATCGCCTTCATCTAGTGAAGGGTTTGTCGCAATCAAGAATCGGGCTGTGGCGATGAAGGTGAAGTTCACGAGAAAAAAGTCTTTTACTTCTAATGGAATTTTCCTCAAATTGTGGTTTTCCCTTCCTCCATATCCACCAAAGAAGATATAGGGATAATGTTTCAAGATTTTACACATCACCAAAAGCTGTGATCTAGAAGTAAATATAAAACCATAAATGATGCTCGGATGAGCAAAATCATAAGCTTCCAATAAAGTAGCTCTCTAACAACGAATGGAGCATGTCCAGGTGAGTCCATGGATAGGGGATAAAGATCGACACTAGAAACACGAACATAATATTACAAAAAGAATATAGAACATTATTACGTCCCAATAGCCAAAACAAAACACACACCTGTGCTAATTTACTTACAAATACCATATGCATGCATCTTCTCCTCTgggttttttccttttctttcatcGACAGTGATTGTGAGATAACGTGTATGTACATTGTATACTTCAGAGGAAATACGTTAACTGCTGCCTTTTCCTCGACCCACCTTCTCCGT encodes the following:
- the LOC122043287 gene encoding reticulon-like protein B2, coding for MAEHEETLIEQIEEKDRGGGSSSSSDSDDEKSKASEAVEAAKAKIYRLFGREKPVHQILGGGKPADVFLWKDKKASAAVLGGATAIWILFELMEYHLLTLVCHSLILTLAIIFLWSNASNLINKSRPHIPVVSIPEDLTVKIALSLRYEINRSLAVLREIALGRDLKKFLAVIAGLWVISIVGNCTNFLTLFYIVFITLHTVPFLYDKYEDQVDAFGEKAAAEFKKHYAVVHAKYLSKIPKGPLKDKKSQ